In a genomic window of Nostoc sp. UHCC 0870:
- a CDS encoding TIGR03032 family protein, whose translation MDFSRTPSDQNSVSASGKAAVPSLEINASRQFTPWLLEQNLSLAFTTYQAGKLFFIGLQPSGKLSVFERTFERCMGLYAQDGSLYMSSLYQLWRFENTLQPGQIHNNYDAVYLPQVSYVTGDLDIHDIALSSSPTNNDALNLIFVNTLFSCLARVSQTHSFIPFWQPPFISKLAAEDRCHLNGLALRDGQPRYVTAVSQSDVAEGWRDRRGDGGCVIDIESNEILITGLSMPHSPRWYRDKLWLLNSGTGDFGYLDLKQGSFEPVAFCPGYMRGCAFHGDFAVVGISQPRHNKTFSGLPLDEKLQQKNAEPRCGLLVIDLRSGDIVHSLRMEGAVLELYDVVALAGVRRPMAIGFKSDEIRRMVTMG comes from the coding sequence GTGGACTTTTCACGTACCCCTAGCGATCAAAACTCAGTGTCTGCATCGGGTAAGGCTGCGGTTCCTTCCTTAGAAATCAATGCTTCCCGCCAGTTTACCCCCTGGCTACTCGAGCAAAATCTCAGTCTGGCATTTACCACCTATCAAGCAGGTAAATTATTTTTTATCGGCTTGCAACCAAGCGGCAAACTATCGGTATTCGAGCGCACCTTTGAGCGATGTATGGGTTTATATGCCCAAGATGGCAGCTTGTATATGAGTTCTTTATATCAACTGTGGAGGTTTGAAAACACATTGCAACCGGGGCAAATACACAACAACTACGATGCTGTGTATTTGCCCCAGGTGAGTTATGTGACTGGAGATTTAGATATCCACGATATCGCTCTGAGTAGTTCTCCAACAAATAACGATGCACTTAATTTAATATTTGTCAATACATTATTTAGCTGTTTAGCTAGAGTTAGTCAAACCCATAGTTTTATTCCCTTTTGGCAACCGCCGTTTATTAGTAAATTAGCAGCAGAAGACAGGTGTCATCTCAACGGGTTAGCACTGCGAGATGGTCAACCCAGATACGTCACGGCTGTTAGTCAATCGGATGTAGCAGAAGGATGGCGGGATAGACGGGGTGATGGTGGTTGCGTTATTGATATAGAGAGTAACGAGATACTAATTACAGGACTTTCCATGCCCCATTCGCCTCGGTGGTATCGAGACAAACTGTGGTTACTCAACTCTGGCACAGGAGATTTTGGCTACCTAGACTTGAAACAAGGCAGCTTTGAACCAGTGGCATTTTGTCCGGGATATATGCGCGGTTGTGCATTTCATGGCGACTTTGCTGTAGTGGGGATTTCTCAGCCGAGACACAACAAGACTTTTAGCGGGTTGCCTCTAGATGAGAAATTACAACAAAAAAATGCTGAACCTCGCTGTGGGTTACTGGTGATTGATCTGCGGAGTGGGGATATTGTGCATTCACTGCGAATGGAGGGGGCAGTATTGGAATTATACGATGTAGTAGCACTAGCTGGGGTGCGTCGTCCAATGGCGATCGGTTTTAAGAGTGATGAGATTCGCCGGATGGTGACGATGGGATAA